In Flammeovirgaceae bacterium 311, one DNA window encodes the following:
- a CDS encoding methionine-S-sulfoxide reductase (COG0225 Peptide methionine sulfoxide reductase), translated as MEKATFGAGCFWCVEAVFQRLEGVEQVVSGYAGGSVQDPTYKQVCNGNTGHAEVVQLTFDPQKISYEELLEVFFATHDPTTLNRQGNDVGTQYRSVIYYHDDQQKQLAEAAKKRVDASGEWNNPVVTEISPLPEFYVAENYHQNYFNDNTQAPYCQFVVRPKVEKLTKSYREKLKQN; from the coding sequence ATGGAAAAAGCAACATTTGGTGCAGGCTGTTTCTGGTGCGTAGAAGCAGTGTTTCAGCGTCTGGAGGGAGTGGAACAGGTAGTTAGCGGTTATGCAGGTGGCAGTGTACAAGACCCCACCTATAAGCAGGTGTGCAACGGCAACACCGGTCATGCCGAAGTAGTGCAGCTCACTTTCGATCCTCAGAAAATCTCATACGAAGAGCTGCTGGAGGTATTTTTTGCCACCCATGATCCCACAACACTAAACCGCCAGGGGAATGATGTGGGCACACAATACAGATCAGTGATTTATTACCACGATGATCAGCAGAAGCAGCTGGCAGAAGCGGCCAAAAAGCGTGTTGATGCTTCAGGAGAATGGAATAATCCGGTGGTGACAGAAATAAGTCCGCTGCCTGAATTTTATGTAGCAGAAAACTATCACCAGAATTATTTTAACGATAACACACAGGCTCCTTATTGTCAGTTCGTGGTACGGCCTAAGGTTGAGAAGCTTACCAAATCCTATCGGGAGAAATTAAAGCAGAACTAG
- a CDS encoding hypothetical protein (COG4325 Predicted membrane protein), with protein sequence MPNPLAWFRSKINLKRLYFQIFSSIAFYPAIISLAMVTLGFLILYLDSKGVTYAITGYIPLIITDDVETARTLLSTLIGSIVSLMVFSFSMVMVVLTLASNNYTPRVLPELVNNRSHQVVLGIYLGTIGFLIVVLINLATENYDFTIPELAVLMSIILVFICFVSFVYFIHSISQNIQIANILSGIYLETQKALARERKHQFVDSLPGLSGWQTVPSPKGAYFQGVSDKNLLQFACDQDLQIVVMKEVGSFTVKGDPLMKLSKPVSDLQISELQNHTSFYHQEHIETNYLYGFKHITEVAVKAMSPGINDPGTALNAIDYLTQLFCDLIGSTKFKVIHDDQGFNRLFYKEASFAQVFYLCFSSIRNYAAGDVAVQLKLIEMLNKLESRDRTGRYHELFQQERMALTINAASKLENKSDREKLENGLEE encoded by the coding sequence ATGCCCAATCCTCTAGCCTGGTTTAGATCTAAAATAAATCTAAAACGACTTTATTTCCAGATATTCTCCAGCATTGCTTTTTATCCGGCCATCATTTCGCTGGCGATGGTAACACTGGGATTCTTAATCCTTTACCTTGATTCGAAAGGGGTAACCTATGCTATTACAGGATATATACCACTCATCATTACAGATGATGTTGAAACTGCCAGAACCCTGCTCTCCACACTTATTGGCAGTATAGTTTCGCTCATGGTTTTTAGTTTTTCGATGGTAATGGTGGTGTTGACCTTAGCCAGCAATAATTATACACCCCGGGTCTTGCCTGAACTTGTCAATAACAGGAGCCATCAGGTGGTACTGGGGATTTATCTGGGCACCATAGGCTTTCTTATAGTAGTGCTCATCAATCTGGCCACAGAAAATTATGATTTCACCATTCCAGAACTTGCTGTCTTGATGAGTATTATTCTGGTTTTCATCTGCTTTGTATCATTTGTCTATTTTATACACAGCATCAGCCAGAACATTCAGATTGCTAACATTCTATCGGGGATTTATCTGGAAACCCAAAAGGCGCTTGCGCGGGAACGAAAACATCAGTTTGTGGATAGTTTGCCGGGCTTGAGCGGTTGGCAAACAGTACCCAGCCCCAAAGGCGCTTATTTTCAAGGCGTTTCCGATAAAAATCTTTTACAATTTGCCTGTGATCAAGACCTGCAGATTGTGGTGATGAAAGAAGTAGGTAGTTTCACCGTTAAAGGCGATCCGCTGATGAAGCTCAGTAAGCCGGTATCAGATTTACAGATTTCAGAACTGCAAAATCATACTAGCTTTTACCATCAGGAGCATATTGAAACTAACTATCTGTATGGTTTTAAGCATATTACAGAAGTGGCTGTAAAGGCAATGAGCCCGGGCATTAATGATCCTGGTACAGCATTGAATGCTATAGATTATTTAACGCAGCTTTTTTGTGATCTGATCGGATCTACCAAATTCAAAGTGATTCATGATGATCAGGGCTTTAACCGGCTGTTTTACAAAGAAGCATCTTTTGCTCAGGTATTTTATCTGTGCTTTTCCAGCATCAGAAATTATGCAGCCGGAGATGTGGCTGTACAGTTAAAACTGATAGAAATGTTAAACAAGCTGGAGAGCAGAGATAGAACTGGTAGGTACCATGAATTATTTCAGCAGGAACGCATGGCATTAACCATCAATGCAGCCAGTAAACTGGAAAATAAAAGCGACCGGGAAAAGCTGGAGAACGGGCTGGAAGAATAG